The Malus sylvestris chromosome 12, drMalSylv7.2, whole genome shotgun sequence genome contains a region encoding:
- the LOC126592225 gene encoding receptor-like protein 35 produces the protein MDRLVLLDFKKRITEDPLHVMSSWNDSIDLCSWVGVTCNRATKGVVILNLMSQKLLGSLLNLNFLLLDGNNLSGTIPGWIGNFSSLRSLFLSQNNFQGNIPNELGHLTVLWNFSLGENNLPGMVPSSIYNISSPYIFSVIGNHMHGELPPNVGVTLPNLQAFYCGANNFTGPIPPSFSNASRLQILNFAFNGFPC, from the exons ATGGATCGCCTGGTGCTGCTCGACTTCAAGAAAAGAATCACTGAAGATCCTCTCCATGTCATGAGCTCGTGGAATGATTCCATCGATCTCTGCAGTTGGGTTGGCGTTACATGCAACCGTGCCACCAAAGGGGTTGTGATTCTGAATCTCATGTCTCAAAAATTG CTCGGTTCtttgttgaatttgaattttctaCTGCTTGATGGTAACAATCTCAGTGGAACAATCCCTGGTTGGATAGGAAACTTTTCATCTTTAAGAAGTCTCTTTCTTTCCCAAAATAATTTTCAAGGGAACATACCCAATGAACTGGGGCATCTAACAGTCTTGTGGAATTTCTCACTCGGGGAGAATAATTTGCCTGGTATGGTCCCTTCTTCTATCTATAATATTTCTTCCCCATACATTTTCAGTGTTATTGGCAACCATATGCATGGAGAGTTACCACCAAATGTCGGCGTTACTCTTCCTAATCTCCAAGCATTTTACTGTGGTGCCAACAACTTCACAGGACCTATTCCTCCATCATTCTCAAATGCTTCTAGACTTCAGATCCTTAATTTTGCGTTTAATGGTTTCCCCTGCTGA
- the LOC126592226 gene encoding uncharacterized protein LOC126592226: MVEKDGSAKGIVFSQFTSFLDISRHICVVSGADVQLHNKGGQECEWRWVSRFNSPPKTESSCVKREGKEGLAFGRRRLSCCCYCYPSPSFYHFSFWVLSDENSGAIAEEEGRETVESSSFCLSLSNGAQGLGETFGRVTIEAMAFGLPVLGTEAGGTKEIVEHNVTGLLHPVGHDGTRGLAENHRFLLKIRGRCIEGGSDAPEGRGRADEGATEGPGRGDEDMCREGARTCTSHTDVRPPNLATSTSSCSTIDLRAISPCQYPIA; this comes from the exons ATGGTTGAAAAGGATGGATCTGCAAAGGGAATTGTGTTCAGCCAGTTCACATCGTTCTTGGATATTTCAAG GCATATTTGCGTCGTTAGCGGCGCTGATGTTCAATTGCATAACAAAGGTGGACAAGAATGCGAGTGGAG ATGGGTTTCTCGATTTAATTCTCCACCCAAGACAGAGAGTTCGTGTGTAAAGAGAGAAGGCAAAGAGGGTCTGGCATTTGGGCGGCGACGATTGAGTTGCTGCTGCTACTGCTACCCTTCTCCTTCTTTCTATCATTTTAGCTTCTGGGTACTTTCGGAT GAAAATAGCGGTGCTATAGCGGAAGAAGAGGGAAGAGAAACAGTTGAGTCATCCTCTTTCTGTTTGAG TTTGTCAAATGGTGCACAAGGACTGGgagaaacttttgggagagtgACAATTGAAGCCATGGCATTCGGTCTTCCG GTGCTTGGAACCGAAGCCGGAGGCACAAAAGAGATTGTTGAACACAATGTAACAGGTCTGCTTCATCCTGTGGGGCATGACGGAACTCGTGGCCTCGCCGAGAATCACCGATTTTTGCTTAAAAT CAGAGGTCGATGCATTGAAGGCGGAAGTGACGCACCTGAGGGTCGAGGGCGAGCAGATGAAGGCGCAACTGAGGGCCCAGGGCGAGGAGATGAAGACATGTGTCGGGAGGGTGCAAGAACTTGTACAAGCCATACAGATGTCCGGCCTCCAAATCTCGCTACCAGCACCTCATCTTGTTCCACCATCGACCTCAGAGCCATCTCGCCCTGCCAATACCCAATAGCCTGA